One segment of Castanea sativa cultivar Marrone di Chiusa Pesio chromosome 3, ASM4071231v1 DNA contains the following:
- the LOC142627064 gene encoding uncharacterized protein LOC142627064 isoform X3, producing MAISVSSPLILRQRLQVHGPRCSSTTPDNNHSHSKTKTKTKTKTPQVLKLVVSGVTELLRLFSSSNDFSSSNIIFSSEIGVFTSAIYAEDCIFEDPTIRFRGKELYSRNLKLLVPFFDCPSIGLQKLEKGINSKANFVLATWNLRTYLKLPWRPLICIDGSTIYELDDEFKIVRHAESWNVSALEAIGQIFTPRFGRPND from the exons atggcaATTTCAGTCTCATCACCTTTGATTCTGCGGCAGAGACTCCAGGTCCACGGGCCTCGGTGCTCCTCAACCACACCGGATAACAATCACTCTCactccaaaaccaaaaccaaaaccaaaactaaaACCCCTCAGGTACTGAAACTCGTGGTCAGTGGAGTCACTGAGCTTTTGAGACTCTTCTCTTCCTCCAACGATTTCAGTTCAAG TAATATTATCTTTTCATCTGAAATAGGGGTTTTCACTTCTGCAATTTATGCTGAAGATTGTATCTTCGAAGATCCAACTATCAGATTTCGAG GTAAGGAGTTGTATTCACGCAACTTGAAATTGCTTGTTCCTTTCTTTGACTGTCCATCAATTGGATTACAAAAGCTTGAGAAG GGTATCAATTCCAAAGCTAATTTTGTGCTTGCAACATGGAACCTAAG GACTTACCTGAAACTTCCATGGAGGCCCCTCATTTGCATAGATGGGAGTACAATCTACGAATTAGACGACGAGTTTAAA ATTGTTAGGCATGCTGAGAGTTGGAATGTTTCTGCGCTTGAAGCAATTGGCCAGATATTCACCCCTAGATTTGGAAGGCCAAATGATTGA
- the LOC142627064 gene encoding uncharacterized protein LOC142627064 isoform X1, whose protein sequence is MAISVSSPLILRQRLQVHGPRCSSTTPDNNHSHSKTKTKTKTKTPQVLKLVVSGVTELLRLFSSSNDFSSRERDEKREEIEVSGIDDVLLILNSDYENAYFVTGVFTSAIYAEDCIFEDPTIRFRGKELYSRNLKLLVPFFDCPSIGLQKLEKGINSKANFVLATWNLRTYLKLPWRPLICIDGSTIYELDDEFKIVRHAESWNVSALEAIGQIFTPRFGRPND, encoded by the exons atggcaATTTCAGTCTCATCACCTTTGATTCTGCGGCAGAGACTCCAGGTCCACGGGCCTCGGTGCTCCTCAACCACACCGGATAACAATCACTCTCactccaaaaccaaaaccaaaaccaaaactaaaACCCCTCAGGTACTGAAACTCGTGGTCAGTGGAGTCACTGAGCTTTTGAGACTCTTCTCTTCCTCCAACGATTTCAGTTCAAG agaaagagatgaaaagagagaagagattgAAGTTTCGGGCATTGATGATGTTTTACTGATCCTCAATTCTGATTATGAGAATGCCTACTTTGTAACAG GGGTTTTCACTTCTGCAATTTATGCTGAAGATTGTATCTTCGAAGATCCAACTATCAGATTTCGAG GTAAGGAGTTGTATTCACGCAACTTGAAATTGCTTGTTCCTTTCTTTGACTGTCCATCAATTGGATTACAAAAGCTTGAGAAG GGTATCAATTCCAAAGCTAATTTTGTGCTTGCAACATGGAACCTAAG GACTTACCTGAAACTTCCATGGAGGCCCCTCATTTGCATAGATGGGAGTACAATCTACGAATTAGACGACGAGTTTAAA ATTGTTAGGCATGCTGAGAGTTGGAATGTTTCTGCGCTTGAAGCAATTGGCCAGATATTCACCCCTAGATTTGGAAGGCCAAATGATTGA
- the LOC142627064 gene encoding uncharacterized protein LOC142627064 isoform X2: MAISVSSPLILRQRLQVHGPRCSSTTPDNNHSHSKTKTKTKTKTPQVLKLVVSGVTELLRLFSSSNDFSSRERDEKREEIEVSGIDDVLLILNSDYENAYFVTGVFTSAIYAEDCIFEDPTIRFRGKELYSRNLKLLVPFFDCPSIGLQKLEKGINSKANFVLATWNLRTYLKLPWRPLICIDGSTIYELDDEFKVVCSFHSTDC, translated from the exons atggcaATTTCAGTCTCATCACCTTTGATTCTGCGGCAGAGACTCCAGGTCCACGGGCCTCGGTGCTCCTCAACCACACCGGATAACAATCACTCTCactccaaaaccaaaaccaaaaccaaaactaaaACCCCTCAGGTACTGAAACTCGTGGTCAGTGGAGTCACTGAGCTTTTGAGACTCTTCTCTTCCTCCAACGATTTCAGTTCAAG agaaagagatgaaaagagagaagagattgAAGTTTCGGGCATTGATGATGTTTTACTGATCCTCAATTCTGATTATGAGAATGCCTACTTTGTAACAG GGGTTTTCACTTCTGCAATTTATGCTGAAGATTGTATCTTCGAAGATCCAACTATCAGATTTCGAG GTAAGGAGTTGTATTCACGCAACTTGAAATTGCTTGTTCCTTTCTTTGACTGTCCATCAATTGGATTACAAAAGCTTGAGAAG GGTATCAATTCCAAAGCTAATTTTGTGCTTGCAACATGGAACCTAAG GACTTACCTGAAACTTCCATGGAGGCCCCTCATTTGCATAGATGGGAGTACAATCTACGAATTAGACGACGAGTTTAAA GTAGTTTGCTCTTTTCATTCAACAGATTGTTAG